In one Salmo salar unplaced genomic scaffold, Ssal_v3.1, whole genome shotgun sequence genomic region, the following are encoded:
- the LOC123735925 gene encoding NACHT, LRR and PYD domains-containing protein 1 homolog yields MLFSPALDSICVQETGPICITDMLVLVQDSTHWLQIEPLTSTVQGVTMFRHRTPKGSYECTVSGLRWLCERDVILKYHFRNWEPYSHLLKDMQYTQGGPLLDITMELGELEEVHLPHCVCLGTNPSLRNEMKILHVEEHGVSLEEVHEVTRFHAKILHPKFSVISLILRLLSWNVDVHCELMLYLTVKKETLIPRLYLFPSNPGQMQAVEQQESKFQGSSRILISRPEQSFKLNSSFRLNIPCSTSINPPRIQLIHRDTTPSFFRAVVKMTGIDIEMELFSDDERTVWKEIVLRDEYISDTHSTTLILIGIPAEEFLQNHRAILIQGVKNAKPIADVLRSKSMIGDEEYSRIKAETTEQDRMRELLRSVLPKGPEVTGACLKALIEHEHHLVKYLSESST; encoded by the exons atgctttttagtccagcactagactcaatctgtgtccaggaaacaggcCCCATATGTATTACTGACATGCTTGTCCTTgttcaggactccacacactggctTCAGATTGAACCCTTGACTTCCACTGTCCAGGGAGTGACAatgttcag GCACAGGACACCCAAAGGGAGTTATGAGTGCACAGTGTCTGGGCTCCgctggctgtgtgagagagatgtcatTCTGAAGTATCACTTCAGGAACTGGGAACCCTACAGTCACCTTCTGAAAGACATGCAGTACACACAAGGTGGTCCATTGCTGGACATCACTATGGAGTTAGGTGAACTGGAGGAAGTTCATCTGCCACACTGTGTCTGTTTAG GGACCAACCCTTCCCTGAGGAATGAGATGAAGATTCTTCATGTAGAGGAACATGGAGTGTCTTTAGAGGAAGTGCATGAGGTCACCAGATTCCATGCTAAGATTCTCCATCCCAAGTTCTCAGTAATCTCTCTGATACTGAGATTACTGTCTTGGAACGTAGATGTCCACTGTGAGCTGATGCTCTATCTGACAGTGAAAAAGGAAACACTAATTCCACGCCTATACCTGTTCCCCAGTAACCCCGGCCAAATGCAG GCTGTGGAACAACAGGAATCAAAGTTTCAAGGGTCTTCAAGGATTCTCATCTCAAGACCAGAGCAGTCCTTCAAACTGAATAGTTCCTTCAGACTGAACATTCCCTGTTCTACCTCCATCAATCCACCG aggaTTCAGCTCATACATAGAGACACCACACCAAGCTTTTTCAGAGCGGTTGTGAAAATGACAGGGATTGACATTGAGATGGAGTTATTCAGTGATGATGAGAGGACAGTATGGAAAGAAATTGTATTACGAG ATGAATACATCTCTGACACCCATTCAACAA CATTAATACTCATTGGGATTCCTGCTGAGGAGTTTCTTCAGAATCACAGGGCTATACTCATTCAGGGAGTCAAAAACGCAAAGCCAATAGCAGATGTTCTGCGGTCGAAGAGCATGATTGGTGATGAAGAGTACTCCagaataaaagctgaaacaaCTGAACAGGACCGAATGAGAGAACTACTGAGATCAGTCCTCCCTAAAGGACCAGAAGTGACGGGAGCTTGTCTCAAAGCTCTCATTGAACATGAACACCATCTTGTTAAGTACTTGAGTGAATCTAG CACATAA